In Xiphias gladius isolate SHS-SW01 ecotype Sanya breed wild chromosome 6, ASM1685928v1, whole genome shotgun sequence, a single genomic region encodes these proteins:
- the nhsa gene encoding Nance-Horan syndrome protein isoform X2 produces MPFAKRVVEPQLLCRYQTPNEEGLLFEDLVSISNVALSRTLRQLSDLAKHACSVFQELENDLTATSLRVRGLQSKIGRLQQTCSELDPKQEAVPVSNLDVESKLTTHYQAPWHQQRNVFHPSTRPACVEELHRQANLSLWVLHRDHQRRRPGSKERRVTISISAVPPMPMYPSPHIAQRQEKGGTDLTTFESTRSSSPTECCRLSPWSRKAAPSDPDYDGVALGHRSKFPIPNIPSTLDKQTNWSKALPLPTPEERMKSNSQVITSCVIPINVTGVGFDRDASVRCSLVHSQSVLQRRRKLRRRRTVAGVPRQVQQDLDSDDSPGSRERTVIVHASPNIMPSNEELASHLSTRDSGCQTEDFLISGAPSRRRIRAQRIQGVSISLSHSAGNISSLPDNTDAMFTASVGARLRSRSLPRDGSRMINNGHNDSDDEEELSPFDTEDFLPGPGELILKDEEESTDDQAMSKHQLGLKYKQLSERPERSWMERTRSQLPRKADMGSCEISSSSDTFSSPVHSVSAAGVLGSQMDHKEDHQSSSGNWSGSSSTCPSQTSETIPPAASPPLTGSSHCDSELSLNATTHTNEDHTGFILDHYQGLRTQRAGSFSSTAMDILEEAGGSTPIEREWSYPHPEPPRSQDFSPEPSREAESSLGCPSFTSMATCESSYSDKPLSEKADTVSHYSVDTEGYYTSMHFDCGLKGSKSFTYNYAALGSDCGLSDLSGHMTLGRRCLSLRKPKVKPSPPRRSSSLRKICSEGNIPDKEEPKITCGQQLPLSSRERKLQLVLSGSPCHIENSSFAREPLVIWGVEGSADLPDLGVFSSTDAHSFKDEGVVQSDYADLWLLNDLKSSDPYRSLSNSSTATGTTVIECIKSQESSESQTSQSGSRATTPSLPSVEGEFKLTSPEKLAGLASPSSGYSSQSETPTSSFPSAFFPGPLSPSSGKRKPKVPERKSSLSSLSLQSLPCRDGATSKRDLELPIIPPPHLDLSALHSVNKPSAYRTQIQILHQNKQKAAVLAKAAAPPNSEVFNVHAMSITPTVLHSVQLRSISKDTEGSHEDKTTSKPKCPTVNLKSPLSSSKSFELKSPMLYNSHTCESAFTSNEELACGQVACPSETRNKQDGGAPLESATAYRPQSEPSVDVRETTTSQEGEACRESVRTSDCSGDCSSQSEPLLQQRTEPSEEQTCSTPPVLHSSPQTSNSLDKVPATDGQSELLQVSPISSESCTEEQYESSGVSAESASQDGKEESTLETEDSFSKDSTPSDSAVSLLSDESRPEDDSVFLSPTKTRTTEDLFAMIHRSKRKVLGRKDSTELGVRNRLVAASGNTPPSSTTSSPVSLVSPSSAVTPPGLHRVPGPIYRNAKKSSTSNEEFKLLLLKKGSRSDSSYRMSATEILKSPIAPKSPGDALTELPRQPEELASPLQQQQHNSGPDQLSSPYPKANTEGFSPKSFPTSAASRQGRSRIPPPANSSRYGMRSRLYSAPMQAISEGETENSDGSPHDDRSSQGST; encoded by the exons CGGTATCAAACCTGGACGTGGAAAGTAAGCTGACGACCCATTACCAAGCCCCCTGGCACCAGCAGAGGAACGTTTTCCACCCCTCCACACGGCCAGCATGTGTAGAAGAGCTCCACAGGCAAGCCAACCTCAGCCTGTGGGTCCTGCACCGAG ATCACCAGAGGAGGCGACCAGGCAGCAAGGAGCGGAGGGTAACGATCTCAATCTCGGCAGTGCCTCCAATGCCCATGTACCCCTCCCCTCACATCGCGCAGAGACAAGAAAAGGGGGGCACAGATTTGACAACG TTTGAATCCACCcgctcctcctcccccaccgAATGTTGCCGCCTCTCTCCCTGGAGCAGAAAG GCTGCGCCCTCTGACCCCGACTATGACGGGGTGGCTCTAGGTCACCGGTCTAAGTTTCCCATCCCTAACATCCCCTCCACTCTGGACAAGCAGACTAACTGGTCTAAAGCCCTGCCACTGCCCACTCCagaggaaagaatgaaaagcaATTCCCAAGTCATCACCTCATGTGTCATCCCCATAAACGTGACCG GGGTTGGCTTTGACAGAGATGCTAGTGTGCGCTGCTCACTCGTTCACTCGCAGTCTGTGcttcagaggaggaggaagctgaGAAGACGGAGGACTGTCGCTGGCGTTCCCAGACAGGTGCAGCAAGATTTAG ACTCTGATGACTCTCCAGGTTCCAGAGAGCGGACAGTGATAGTTCACGCCAGTCCAAATATCATGCCCTCCAATGAGGAGCTGGCCAGCCATCTCAGCACCAGAGACTCTGGTTGCCAGACAGAAGACTTTCTGATCTCAGGAGCACCGTCTAGGAGGAGGATCAGGGCCCAGAGAATCCAGGGagtctccatctccctctctcactccgCGGGCAACATCTCCTCCTTGCCGGACAACACTGACGCCATGTTCACTGCCTCTGTGGGTGCACGCCTGCGCTCCAGGAGTCTGCCCCGAGACGGGAGCCGGATGATAAACAACGGGCATAATGACAGCGACGACGAGGAGGAGCTTTCCCCCTTCGACACTGAGGACTTCCTGCCTGGACCTGGGGAGTTGATTCTGAAGGATGAAGAAGAGAGCACAGATGACCAGGCCATGTCTAAACACCAGCTGGGCCTGAAGTATAAGCAGCTCTCGGAGAGACCGGAGCGCAGCTGGATGGAGAGGACCAGGTCCCAGCTGCCCAGGAAGGCCGACATGGGCAGCTGTGAGATCTCATCCAGTTCAGACACCTTCAGTAGCCCTGTCCACTCCGTCTCAGCTGCAGGGGTGCTGGGAAGCCAGATGGACCATAAGGAGGACCACCAGTCTTCTAGCGGCAACTGGAGTGGAAGCAGCTCCACCTGCCCCTCACAGACCTCAGAAACAATCCCCCCTGCAGCTTCTCCACCACTGACCGGCTCCTCACACTGTGACTCTGAGCTCTCCCTAAATGCTACTACTCACACCAATGAAGACCACACCGGCTTCATACTGGACCACTACCAGGGTCTCAGGACCCAGCGGGCaggctccttctcctccacagcTATGGACATATTAGAGGAAGCGGGGGGCAGCACTCCCATTGAGCGGGAATGGAGTTACCCCCACCCTGAGCCTCCACGCTCACAGGACTTCAGCCCTGAGCCGAGCAGAGAAGCTGAGAGCAGCCTGGGCTGCCCGAGCTTCACCAGCATGGCCACCTGTGAGAGCAGCTACTCTGACAAGCCGCTGTCAGAGAAGGCAGACACCGTGTCACACTACTCTGTGGACACCGAAGGGTACTACACATCCATGCACTTTGACTGTGGTCTGAAAGGTAGCAAAAGCTTCACTTATAACTATGCAGCCTTGGGCTCTGATTGTGGCCTGTCTGACTTAAGTGGTCACATGACTCTAGGGAGACGCTGCCTCTCTTTAAGAAAACCAAAGGTGAAGCCGTCTCCGCCTAGGAGGAGTTCATCCTTAAGGAAAATATGCAGTGAGGGGAACATCCCTGACAAGGAGGAACCAAAGATTACATGTGGGCAGCAACTTCCACTGTCTTCCAGGGAGAGGAAACTGCAGCTGGTTTTGTCTGGCTCTCCATGTCATATAGAAAACTCTTCATTCGCCAGAGAGCCCCTCGTGATCTGGGGGGTGGAGGGCTCAGCGGATCTACCCGACTTAGGTGTTTTTAGCTCCACAGATGCACATTCATTTAAGGATGAGGGCGTCGTACAGTCAGACTATGCAGATCTGTGGCTGCTGAATGATTTAAAATCCAGCGATCCTTACCGATCTCTGTCAAACTCCAGCACGGCTACAGGTACAACTGTTATCGAATGCATCAAGTCGCAGGAAAGCTCAGAGTCCCAGACATCCCAGTCTGGCTCCAGAGCCACCACTCCCTCACTTCCATCAGTAGAGGGTGAGTTTAAGCTAACCTCTCCGGAGAAGCTGGCAGGCCTGGCCAGCCCATCCAGCGGCTACTCCAGTCAATCAGAAACCCCCACCTCCTCGTTCCCCTCCGCCTTCTTTCCTGGACCGTTGTCACCATCCAGCGGCAAGAGGAAGCCCAAAGTCCCAGAGAGGAAGTCGTCTCTTTCATCGCTGTCACTGCAGTCGCTTCCCTGCAGGGATGGAGCCACTTCTAAGAGAGACCTGGAGCTGCCGATAATCCCCCCTCCCCACCTCGATTTAAGTGCCCTTCATAGTGTCAACAAGCCCTCGGCTTACAGGACCCAGATTCAAATCcttcaccaaaacaaacaaaaagctgcAGTGTTAGCCAAAGCTGCAGCACCCCCTAACTCAGAGGTGTTTAATGTGCACGCCATGTCCATCACCCCCACAGTGCTACACTCAGTACAACTCCGATCCATCAGTAAAGACACTGAAGGAAGTCACGAAGACAAAACAACTTCCAAACCGAAATGTCCCACAGTGAACTTAAAAAGCCCACTTTCAAGTAGTAAATCATTCGAGCTTAAGAGTCCAATGTTGTACAACTCACACACATGTGAATCAGCGTTTACCTCAAATGAAGAGCTCGCATGTGGACAAGTAGCGTGTCCGAGTGAGACGAGGAACAAGCAGGACGGAGGGGCTCCTTTAGAGAGCGCGACAGCATACAGGCCGCAGTCGGAGCCATCAGTAGACGTCCGTGAGACGACCACTAGTCAGGAAGGAGAGGCGTGCAGAGAGTCAGTGAGGACATCCGACTGCTCTGGAGACTGCAGCTCGCAGTCAGAGCCTTTACTACAGCAAAGAACTGAGCCCTCTGAAGAACAAACGTGTTCTACTCCCCCCGTTCTGCACAGTTCACCCCAGACATCCAACAGTCTTGATAAAGTGCCTGCTACTGACGGTCAGTCGGAGTTGTTGCAAGTGAGTCCAATCAGTTCTGAAAGTTGCACAGAAGAGCAATATGAGTCATCAGGTGTTTCAGCCGAAAGTGCCTCTCAGGACGGCAAGGAGGAGTCCACACTGGAGACGGAGGATTCCTTCAGTAAAG ACTCTACTCCCAGTGACAGTGCAGTGTCCCTGCTGAGTGATGAGTCAAGGCCAGAGGAtgacagtgtgtttctgtcaccCACCAAAACTCGCACCACTGAGGATCTGTTTGCTATGATACACAG GTCCAAAAGGAAAGTGTTGGGTAGGAAGGACTCCACAGAGTTGGGTGTGAGGAACCGCCTCGTTGCTGCATCGGGGAACACACCACCCAGCAGTACAACGAGCTCCCCGGTCTCACTGGTGTCACCCTCCTCCGCTGTGACCCCACCAGGCCTACACAGAGTCCCCGGGCCCATCTACAGGAATGCAAAGAAGTCCAGCACCTCCAATGAGGAgttcaaactgctgctgcttaaAAAGGGCAGCCGCTCGGACTCTAGTTACCGCATGTCAGCTACAGAGATCCTCAAGAGCCCCATCGCTCCTAAATCTCCTGGAGATGCTCTGACGGAGTTGCCCAGACAGCCTGAGGAGCTTGCCTCCCCcctgcaacaacagcagcataaTTCAGGACCAGATCAGCTCTCCAGCCCCTACCCCAAAGCCAACACTGAGGGCTTCTCCCCGAAATCCTTCCCCACATCTGCTGCTTCCAGGCAGGGCCGCTCCAGAATCCCCCCGCCCGCCAACAGCAGCCGCTACGGCATGCGCAGCAGACTGTACTCAGCTCCCATGCAGGCCATTTCTGAGGGCGAGACGGAGAACTCAGATGGAAGTCCTCATGATGACCGCTCGTCACAGGGCTCCACGTAG
- the nhsa gene encoding Nance-Horan syndrome protein isoform X1 has protein sequence MPFAKRVVEPQLLCRYQTPNEEGLLFEDLVSISNVALSRTLRQLSDLAKHACSVFQELENDLTATSLRVRGLQSKIGRLQQTCSELDPKQEAVPVSNLDVESKLTTHYQAPWHQQRNVFHPSTRPACVEELHRQANLSLWVLHRDHQRRRPGSKERRVTISISAVPPMPMYPSPHIAQRQEKGGTDLTTFESTRSSSPTECCRLSPWSRKAAPSDPDYDGVALGHRSKFPIPNIPSTLDKQTNWSKALPLPTPEERMKSNSQVITSCVIPINVTGVGFDRDASVRCSLVHSQSVLQRRRKLRRRRTVAGVPRQVQQDLDSDDSPGSRERTVIVHASPNIMPSNEELASHLSTRDSGCQTEDFLISGAPSRRRIRAQRIQGVSISLSHSAGNISSLPDNTDAMFTASVGARLRSRSLPRDGSRMINNGHNDSDDEEELSPFDTEDFLPGPGELILKDEEESTDDQAMSKHQLGLKYKQLSERPERSWMERTRSQLPRKADMGSCEISSSSDTFSSPVHSVSAAGVLGSQMDHKEDHQSSSGNWSGSSSTCPSQTSETIPPAASPPLTGSSHCDSELSLNATTHTNEDHTGFILDHYQGLRTQRAGSFSSTAMDILEEAGGSTPIEREWSYPHPEPPRSQDFSPEPSREAESSLGCPSFTSMATCESSYSDKPLSEKADTVSHYSVDTEGYYTSMHFDCGLKGSKSFTYNYAALGSDCGLSDLSGHMTLGRRCLSLRKPKVKPSPPRRSSSLRKICSEGNIPDKEEPKITCGQQLPLSSRERKLQLVLSGSPCHIENSSFAREPLVIWGVEGSADLPDLGVFSSTDAHSFKDEGVVQSDYADLWLLNDLKSSDPYRSLSNSSTATGTTVIECIKSQESSESQTSQSGSRATTPSLPSVEGEFKLTSPEKLAGLASPSSGYSSQSETPTSSFPSAFFPGPLSPSSGKRKPKVPERKSSLSSLSLQSLPCRDGATSKRDLELPIIPPPHLDLSALHSVNKPSAYRTQIQILHQNKQKAAVLAKAAAPPNSEVFNVHAMSITPTVLHSVQLRSISKDTEGSHEDKTTSKPKCPTVNLKSPLSSSKSFELKSPMLYNSHTCESAFTSNEELACGQVACPSETRNKQDGGAPLESATAYRPQSEPSVDVRETTTSQEGEACRESVRTSDCSGDCSSQSEPLLQQRTEPSEEQTCSTPPVLHSSPQTSNSLDKVPATDGQSELLQVSPISSESCTEEQYESSGVSAESASQDGKEESTLETEDSFSKADSTPSDSAVSLLSDESRPEDDSVFLSPTKTRTTEDLFAMIHRSKRKVLGRKDSTELGVRNRLVAASGNTPPSSTTSSPVSLVSPSSAVTPPGLHRVPGPIYRNAKKSSTSNEEFKLLLLKKGSRSDSSYRMSATEILKSPIAPKSPGDALTELPRQPEELASPLQQQQHNSGPDQLSSPYPKANTEGFSPKSFPTSAASRQGRSRIPPPANSSRYGMRSRLYSAPMQAISEGETENSDGSPHDDRSSQGST, from the exons CGGTATCAAACCTGGACGTGGAAAGTAAGCTGACGACCCATTACCAAGCCCCCTGGCACCAGCAGAGGAACGTTTTCCACCCCTCCACACGGCCAGCATGTGTAGAAGAGCTCCACAGGCAAGCCAACCTCAGCCTGTGGGTCCTGCACCGAG ATCACCAGAGGAGGCGACCAGGCAGCAAGGAGCGGAGGGTAACGATCTCAATCTCGGCAGTGCCTCCAATGCCCATGTACCCCTCCCCTCACATCGCGCAGAGACAAGAAAAGGGGGGCACAGATTTGACAACG TTTGAATCCACCcgctcctcctcccccaccgAATGTTGCCGCCTCTCTCCCTGGAGCAGAAAG GCTGCGCCCTCTGACCCCGACTATGACGGGGTGGCTCTAGGTCACCGGTCTAAGTTTCCCATCCCTAACATCCCCTCCACTCTGGACAAGCAGACTAACTGGTCTAAAGCCCTGCCACTGCCCACTCCagaggaaagaatgaaaagcaATTCCCAAGTCATCACCTCATGTGTCATCCCCATAAACGTGACCG GGGTTGGCTTTGACAGAGATGCTAGTGTGCGCTGCTCACTCGTTCACTCGCAGTCTGTGcttcagaggaggaggaagctgaGAAGACGGAGGACTGTCGCTGGCGTTCCCAGACAGGTGCAGCAAGATTTAG ACTCTGATGACTCTCCAGGTTCCAGAGAGCGGACAGTGATAGTTCACGCCAGTCCAAATATCATGCCCTCCAATGAGGAGCTGGCCAGCCATCTCAGCACCAGAGACTCTGGTTGCCAGACAGAAGACTTTCTGATCTCAGGAGCACCGTCTAGGAGGAGGATCAGGGCCCAGAGAATCCAGGGagtctccatctccctctctcactccgCGGGCAACATCTCCTCCTTGCCGGACAACACTGACGCCATGTTCACTGCCTCTGTGGGTGCACGCCTGCGCTCCAGGAGTCTGCCCCGAGACGGGAGCCGGATGATAAACAACGGGCATAATGACAGCGACGACGAGGAGGAGCTTTCCCCCTTCGACACTGAGGACTTCCTGCCTGGACCTGGGGAGTTGATTCTGAAGGATGAAGAAGAGAGCACAGATGACCAGGCCATGTCTAAACACCAGCTGGGCCTGAAGTATAAGCAGCTCTCGGAGAGACCGGAGCGCAGCTGGATGGAGAGGACCAGGTCCCAGCTGCCCAGGAAGGCCGACATGGGCAGCTGTGAGATCTCATCCAGTTCAGACACCTTCAGTAGCCCTGTCCACTCCGTCTCAGCTGCAGGGGTGCTGGGAAGCCAGATGGACCATAAGGAGGACCACCAGTCTTCTAGCGGCAACTGGAGTGGAAGCAGCTCCACCTGCCCCTCACAGACCTCAGAAACAATCCCCCCTGCAGCTTCTCCACCACTGACCGGCTCCTCACACTGTGACTCTGAGCTCTCCCTAAATGCTACTACTCACACCAATGAAGACCACACCGGCTTCATACTGGACCACTACCAGGGTCTCAGGACCCAGCGGGCaggctccttctcctccacagcTATGGACATATTAGAGGAAGCGGGGGGCAGCACTCCCATTGAGCGGGAATGGAGTTACCCCCACCCTGAGCCTCCACGCTCACAGGACTTCAGCCCTGAGCCGAGCAGAGAAGCTGAGAGCAGCCTGGGCTGCCCGAGCTTCACCAGCATGGCCACCTGTGAGAGCAGCTACTCTGACAAGCCGCTGTCAGAGAAGGCAGACACCGTGTCACACTACTCTGTGGACACCGAAGGGTACTACACATCCATGCACTTTGACTGTGGTCTGAAAGGTAGCAAAAGCTTCACTTATAACTATGCAGCCTTGGGCTCTGATTGTGGCCTGTCTGACTTAAGTGGTCACATGACTCTAGGGAGACGCTGCCTCTCTTTAAGAAAACCAAAGGTGAAGCCGTCTCCGCCTAGGAGGAGTTCATCCTTAAGGAAAATATGCAGTGAGGGGAACATCCCTGACAAGGAGGAACCAAAGATTACATGTGGGCAGCAACTTCCACTGTCTTCCAGGGAGAGGAAACTGCAGCTGGTTTTGTCTGGCTCTCCATGTCATATAGAAAACTCTTCATTCGCCAGAGAGCCCCTCGTGATCTGGGGGGTGGAGGGCTCAGCGGATCTACCCGACTTAGGTGTTTTTAGCTCCACAGATGCACATTCATTTAAGGATGAGGGCGTCGTACAGTCAGACTATGCAGATCTGTGGCTGCTGAATGATTTAAAATCCAGCGATCCTTACCGATCTCTGTCAAACTCCAGCACGGCTACAGGTACAACTGTTATCGAATGCATCAAGTCGCAGGAAAGCTCAGAGTCCCAGACATCCCAGTCTGGCTCCAGAGCCACCACTCCCTCACTTCCATCAGTAGAGGGTGAGTTTAAGCTAACCTCTCCGGAGAAGCTGGCAGGCCTGGCCAGCCCATCCAGCGGCTACTCCAGTCAATCAGAAACCCCCACCTCCTCGTTCCCCTCCGCCTTCTTTCCTGGACCGTTGTCACCATCCAGCGGCAAGAGGAAGCCCAAAGTCCCAGAGAGGAAGTCGTCTCTTTCATCGCTGTCACTGCAGTCGCTTCCCTGCAGGGATGGAGCCACTTCTAAGAGAGACCTGGAGCTGCCGATAATCCCCCCTCCCCACCTCGATTTAAGTGCCCTTCATAGTGTCAACAAGCCCTCGGCTTACAGGACCCAGATTCAAATCcttcaccaaaacaaacaaaaagctgcAGTGTTAGCCAAAGCTGCAGCACCCCCTAACTCAGAGGTGTTTAATGTGCACGCCATGTCCATCACCCCCACAGTGCTACACTCAGTACAACTCCGATCCATCAGTAAAGACACTGAAGGAAGTCACGAAGACAAAACAACTTCCAAACCGAAATGTCCCACAGTGAACTTAAAAAGCCCACTTTCAAGTAGTAAATCATTCGAGCTTAAGAGTCCAATGTTGTACAACTCACACACATGTGAATCAGCGTTTACCTCAAATGAAGAGCTCGCATGTGGACAAGTAGCGTGTCCGAGTGAGACGAGGAACAAGCAGGACGGAGGGGCTCCTTTAGAGAGCGCGACAGCATACAGGCCGCAGTCGGAGCCATCAGTAGACGTCCGTGAGACGACCACTAGTCAGGAAGGAGAGGCGTGCAGAGAGTCAGTGAGGACATCCGACTGCTCTGGAGACTGCAGCTCGCAGTCAGAGCCTTTACTACAGCAAAGAACTGAGCCCTCTGAAGAACAAACGTGTTCTACTCCCCCCGTTCTGCACAGTTCACCCCAGACATCCAACAGTCTTGATAAAGTGCCTGCTACTGACGGTCAGTCGGAGTTGTTGCAAGTGAGTCCAATCAGTTCTGAAAGTTGCACAGAAGAGCAATATGAGTCATCAGGTGTTTCAGCCGAAAGTGCCTCTCAGGACGGCAAGGAGGAGTCCACACTGGAGACGGAGGATTCCTTCAGTAAAG CAGACTCTACTCCCAGTGACAGTGCAGTGTCCCTGCTGAGTGATGAGTCAAGGCCAGAGGAtgacagtgtgtttctgtcaccCACCAAAACTCGCACCACTGAGGATCTGTTTGCTATGATACACAG GTCCAAAAGGAAAGTGTTGGGTAGGAAGGACTCCACAGAGTTGGGTGTGAGGAACCGCCTCGTTGCTGCATCGGGGAACACACCACCCAGCAGTACAACGAGCTCCCCGGTCTCACTGGTGTCACCCTCCTCCGCTGTGACCCCACCAGGCCTACACAGAGTCCCCGGGCCCATCTACAGGAATGCAAAGAAGTCCAGCACCTCCAATGAGGAgttcaaactgctgctgcttaaAAAGGGCAGCCGCTCGGACTCTAGTTACCGCATGTCAGCTACAGAGATCCTCAAGAGCCCCATCGCTCCTAAATCTCCTGGAGATGCTCTGACGGAGTTGCCCAGACAGCCTGAGGAGCTTGCCTCCCCcctgcaacaacagcagcataaTTCAGGACCAGATCAGCTCTCCAGCCCCTACCCCAAAGCCAACACTGAGGGCTTCTCCCCGAAATCCTTCCCCACATCTGCTGCTTCCAGGCAGGGCCGCTCCAGAATCCCCCCGCCCGCCAACAGCAGCCGCTACGGCATGCGCAGCAGACTGTACTCAGCTCCCATGCAGGCCATTTCTGAGGGCGAGACGGAGAACTCAGATGGAAGTCCTCATGATGACCGCTCGTCACAGGGCTCCACGTAG
- the zmp:0000001174 gene encoding retinoic acid-induced protein 2, protein MEGSDDVSGNMTQPQTDMRSSEVGGREITSKVEDRETPLNSADPCDGGATGLSKGGLSSLVEPPAQSVVTPAAETPGGVSLKVATTVLHPVCLGESPLMLPIHLQMAGAAGPQLGQMGAAPYLITSQSPVSLPLVLDQQVIQHMSPSVIPQTNNCPQLPLQNSVLCQNPLTFGLPPVVDQKSAGQAQDASLLSLLQNPAFAAILQDLFPSQAGSSTCQSPGSTFFPLPPLTPPYTSPLAPLVPPATLLVPYPVIIPLPVPLPVPLPIPIPVPQTEDSKGNMPKPVCTVSKSTQTSPKDTTSPSLSSSRCVPPFKPQNVSPSSLPQDEGQALDLSVRACPVEPKQEYPSLQQDSVLDLSVPVVRKKCVQSCSSSGSPGRDRELAFQSSQDMSGTSLSLGVECTQSLDSKLLGSLASLEFSRQHKWVVDSSAGGSSSLGQEASLSGAGNLEIVSTSQTAKVIVSVKDAIPAILCGKIKGLSGVSTKNFSIKRDGSQGASLQQLYGVPSASQGEQHDPNDPLKKVPKNRAIKLKKVSSQEIHFLPIKKQRLAALLPRK, encoded by the coding sequence ATGGAGGGCAGTGATGATGTGTCTGGAAACATGACACAGCCGCAGACTGATATGCGCAGCTCTGaggtgggaggaagagaaatcACCAGTAAAGTGGAGGATCGAGAAACTCCACTCAATTCTGCCGACCCCTGTGACGGCGGCGCGACAGGACTGAGTAAAGGCGGGCTCTCTAGCCTGGTGGAGCCTCCCGCGCAGTCTGTGGTGACGCCCGCCGCTGAAACTCCGGGAGGTGTGTCGCTTAAAGTCGCCACAACTGTGCTGCACCCAGTGTGTCTGGGAGAGAGCCCACTGATGCTGCCCATTCACCTCCAGATGGCCGGAGCAGCCGGGCCTCAGCTCGGCCAAATGGGGGCAGCACCGTATTTGATAACGAGCCAAAGCCCTGTTTCACTTCCCCTGGTCTTGGATCAGCAGGTCATCCAGCACATGAGTCCTTCTGTAATTCCTCAGACCAATAACTGTCCTCAGCTGCCGCTCCAGAACAGCGTCCTGTGTCAGAATCCGTTGACGTTTGGTTTACCTCCAGTTGTTGACCAGAAGTCAGCGGGACAGGCGCAGGATGCTagcctgctctctctcctccagaaTCCAGCTTTTGCAGCCATCTTGCAGGACCTCTTCCCTTCCCAGGCGGGTTCATCGACCTGTCAGTCACCTGGCTCTACCTTCTTCCCCCTTCCTCCCCTCACACCTCCCTACACCTCCCCTCTGGCCCCGTTAGTCCCTCCTGCCACACTTCTAGTCCCCTACCCCGTCATCATCCCCCTGCCAGTGCCTCTGCCCGTCCCTCTCCCCATTCCTATCCCTGTCCCCCAGACTGAGGACTCGAAGGGGAACATGCCAAAACCAGTTTGCACTGTCAGTAAAAGCACTCAGACTTCTCCAAAAGATACTACCTCTCCTTCGTTGTCTTCAAGCAGATGCGTGCCACCATTCAAGCCACAAAATGTGTCCCCATCCTCACTTCCTCAAGATGAAGGACAGGCTTTAGATCTTTCTGTCAGGGCATGTCCGGTTGAACCAAAACAGGAATACCCCAGCCTGCAGCAGGACAGCGTGCTTGACTTGTCAGTGCCTGTTGTAAGGAAAAAGTGTGTTCAGTCATGTAGCTCCAGCGGCTCGCCAGGACGAGACAGAGAATTAGCTTTCCAGTCCAGTCAGGATATGAGTGGCACTTCATTGTCTCTGGGTGTTGAATGCACTCAGAGTTTAGATTCCAAACTCCTGGGCAGTCTGGCTTCACTGGAGTTCAGCCGGCAGCACAAGTGGGTGGTTGACAGCAGTGCCGGTGGGTCTAGCTCTCTGGGTCAGGAGGCGTCTCTCAGCGGGGCCGGAAACCTGGAGATAGTCAGCACATCGCAGACGGCCAAGGTCATCGTCTCTGTGAAGGATGCGATCCCCGCCATCCTGTGCGGAAAGATAAAAGGCCTTTCGGGAGTCTCCACCAAGAACTTCTCCATCAAACGGGACGGCAGCCAGGGGGcgtctctgcagcagctctaCGGAGTCCCGTCGGCGTCCCAGGGGGAGCAGCACGACCCCAATGACCCACTTAAAAAGGTCCCCAAAAACAGAGCTATCAAACTGAAGAAGGTCAGCTCACAGGAGATCCACTTCCTACCCATTAAGAAGCAGAGACTGGCAGCGCTGCTCCCCAGGAAGTAA